Proteins encoded within one genomic window of Halobacteroides halobius DSM 5150:
- a CDS encoding DUF721 domain-containing protein, with the protein MAESIKKLLDDTLNKLGLSRRLKEEKVLNLWSQLIGDKIGAHTQAKYINCGVLFVTVDNSTWAHQLLFMKKNLIQKINQKMGQQIVKEIRFQVGKLNKEAVQDFSDSDPLEDIELTSNELNKLQEITNQVEDSEIRDKFFNLLINDQKRKKWQKINDWHPCPDCSVLISPEEDKCYICQTKEKRVNTKEVKELLVSSPWLSYQEIIDYFPQLSKDDFQLVKQEMIEELEVKIDNLTIQVLKSEINQQKLRVIFQKYVMLETGVTPDNLTDRLIKKIIGGNKMKIYRSL; encoded by the coding sequence ATGGCTGAATCAATAAAAAAATTGCTAGATGATACTTTGAATAAATTAGGATTATCTCGTAGATTAAAAGAAGAAAAAGTTTTAAATTTATGGTCACAGCTAATAGGCGATAAGATCGGTGCTCATACTCAGGCTAAGTATATTAATTGCGGGGTATTATTTGTAACAGTAGATAATTCTACCTGGGCCCACCAATTATTATTTATGAAAAAGAACCTAATCCAGAAAATCAATCAAAAAATGGGCCAACAGATTGTAAAAGAAATTAGATTTCAGGTAGGAAAATTAAATAAAGAAGCAGTTCAAGATTTTTCTGATTCAGATCCATTAGAAGATATAGAGTTAACCTCTAATGAATTAAATAAATTACAAGAAATAACTAATCAAGTTGAGGATAGTGAAATTCGCGATAAATTCTTTAATTTATTGATTAATGATCAAAAGAGAAAAAAATGGCAGAAGATAAATGATTGGCATCCTTGTCCAGATTGTTCAGTTTTGATCTCTCCTGAGGAAGATAAATGTTATATTTGTCAGACTAAAGAAAAAAGGGTAAATACTAAAGAAGTAAAAGAGTTATTAGTTAGCAGCCCTTGGTTAAGTTATCAGGAGATAATTGACTATTTTCCTCAATTAAGCAAGGATGATTTTCAACTTGTAAAACAGGAAATGATTGAAGAATTAGAAGTTAAGATTGATAATTTAACTATTCAAGTATTAAAGAGTGAAATAAACCAACAAAAATTAAGAGTAATATTTCAAAAATATGTAATGCTAGAAACAGGAGTTACCCCGGATAATTTAACTGATAGATTAATAAAAAAAATTATTGGGGGCAATAAGATGAAAATTTATCGTAGTTTATAG